One Mangifera indica cultivar Alphonso chromosome 4, CATAS_Mindica_2.1, whole genome shotgun sequence genomic region harbors:
- the LOC123212779 gene encoding ferredoxin--nitrite reductase, chloroplastic — protein sequence MSSASFSSVQFPSVRLLPSSSSSSRPKTWVLATPPVAQLAGTEVDAARLELRVEEKDGYFVLKEKFRQGINPQEKVKIEKEPMKLFMENGIEELAKMSLEEIDRDKITKDDIDVRLKWLGLFHRRKHQYGRFMMRLKLPNGVTTSEQTRYLASVIRKYGKDGCADVTTRQNWQIRGVVLPDVPDILNGLAEVGLTSLQSGMDNVRNPVGNPIAGIDPDEIVDTRPYTNMLSHFITANAQGNPTITNLPRKWNVCVVGTHDLFEHPHINDLAYMPATKGGRFGFNLLVGGFFSPKRCAEAIPLDAWVSADDMISVCKAVLEAYRDLGYRGNRQKTRMMWLIDELGIEGFRAEVKKRMPEQKLERASLEDLIQRQWKRRDYLGVHSQKQEGFSYVGLHILVGRVQADEMDELAHLAETYGSGELRLTVEQNIIIPNIKNSKLEALLNEPLLNKFSPEPPILMKGLVACTGNQFCGQAIIETKARALNVTKEVQRLVAVTQPVRMHWTGCPNTCGQVQVADIGFMGCIARDENGKPCEGVDVFLGGQIGSDSHLGEIYKKAVPCKNLVPVVVDILVKHFGAVPREREEAED from the exons ATGTCATCGGCTTCTTTTTCATCAGTACAATTCCCTTCTGTTCGGCTCTtgccatcttcatcttcttcttctcgtCCAAAGACATGGGTTCTTGCCACGCCACCTGTGGCCCAATTGGCCGGTACTGAGGTGGACGCTGCTAGGTTGGAACTGAGAGTGGAGGAGAAAGATGGCTACTTTGTGTTGAAGGAGAAGTTTAGACAAGGGATTAATCCTCAAGAGAAGGTTAAGATTGAGAAAGAGCCTATGAAGCTTTTTATGGAGAATGGGATTGAAGAGCTTGCTAAGATGTCACTGGAGGAGATTGATAGAGATAAGATTACTAAGGATGATATTGATGTTAGGCTCAAGTGGCTTGGTTTGTTTCACAGGAGAAAGCATCAGT ATGGTAGATTTATGATGAGATTGAAGCTACCAAACGGGGTGACAACAAGTGAACAAACACGATATTTGGCCAGTGTGATAAGGAAATATGGGAAGGATGGTTGTGCAGATGTGACCACCAGGCAAAACTGGCAAATTCGCGGAGTGGTTTTGCCTGATGTACCAGACATTCTTAACGGTCTTGCTGAAGTTGGCTTGACAAGTCTACAGAGTGGCATGGACAATGTGAGAAATCCTGTTGGAAACCCAATTGCTGGCATCGATCCTGATGAAATTGTTGATACTAGGCCTTACACCAACATGCTATCCCATTTCATTACTGCCAATGCACAGGGCAATCCGACTATCACTAACTT GCCAAGGAAGTGGAATGTGTGTGTAGTGGGTACCCATGATCTTTTTGAACATCCTCACATAAATGATCTTGCTTACATGCCTGCTACAAAGGGTGGACGTTTTGGATTCAACCTGCTAGTGGGTGGGTTCTTTAGTCCCAAGCGATGTGCTGAGGCAATTCCTCTTGATGCCTGGGTCTCGGCTGATGATATGATATCAGTGTGCAAAGCCGTGTTAGAGGCTTACAGAGATCTTGGCTATAGAGGAAACAGGCAAAAAACAAGAATGATGTGGTTAATTGATGAACTT GGAATCGAAGGATTCAGGGCAGAGGTCAAGAAGAGAATGCCTGAACAAAAGCTGGAAAGAGCATCCTTGGAAGACTTGATACAGAGGCAATGGAAGAGGAGAGATTATCTTGGTGTCCATTCACAAAAACAGGAAGGATTTAGCTATGTGGGTCTCCACATTCTGGTTGGTCGAGTCCAGGCGGATGAAATGGATGAGCTTGCTCATTTAGCAGAGACATATGGCTCAGGCGAACTCCGGCTCACAGTAGAGCAGAATATCATAATTCCCAACATCAAGAATTCGAAACTTGAAGCCTTGCTTAATGAGCCTTTACTAAACAAGTTTTCACCAGAGCCACCTATTCTCATGAAGGGCCTAGTTGCATGCACAGGAAATCAGTTTTGCGGGCAAGCAATTATCGAGACAAAAGCAAGGGCCTTAAATGTCACCAAGGAGGTGCAGAGGCTCGTGGCAGTTACTCAGCCGGTGAGGATGCATTGGACCGGTTGTCCTAACACATGTGGGCAAGTTCAAGTTGCTGATATTGGTTTCATGGGGTGCATTGCAAGGGATGAGAATGGCAAGCCCTGTGAAGGAGTTGATGTGTTCTTGGGAGGGCAAATCGGGAGCGACTCGCATTTGGGAGAAATTTACAAGAAGGCTGTGCCTTGTAAGAACTTGGTGCCTGTAGTTGTGGACATTTTAGTGAAACATTTTGGAGCTGTCCCTAGAGAGAGGGAAGAGGCAGAAGATTGA
- the LOC123214610 gene encoding glycoprotein 3-alpha-L-fucosyltransferase A: protein MGVLSNFRGSRAAHNAQGGEELPTLANGSSSSLVPKKKWSNFLPLFVALVVIAEIAFLGRLDMAKNAAMFDSLADMFHKSSPATTEFEMIGDGDLVIEKPHERLAEAEETCEEWLGKQDAVNYSRDFEKDPVLVSGADKEWKTCGVGCKFGYNHGKNPDAAFGIPQATEITSVLRSMESAQYYAENNIAQARRRGYKIVMTTSLSSDVPVGYFSWAEYDIMAPVQPKNESALAAAFISNCGARNFRLQALEALERENIKIDSYGGCHRNHDGRVDKVETLKRYKFSLAFENSNEEDYVTEKFFQSLVAGTIPVFIGAPNIQEFSPSPNAILHIRELEDVKIVAKTMKYIAENPDVFNQSISWKYEGPSDSFKALVDMAAVHSSCRLCIHLATMIQEQEEKGPDFKKRPCRCNKGSETVHHLYVRERGRFYMESIFLRSGSLTLKGLESAVLMKFKSLKHVPIWKQERPLSLRGADELKIYRIYPVGFTQRQALYTFKFQGDADLKNHIERNPCAKFEVIFV, encoded by the exons ATGggtgttttatcaaattttagagGATCAAGAGCTGCCCATAATGCACAAGGAGGAGAAGAATTGCCCACTCTTGCAAATGGGTCGTCCTCTTCTTTAGTACCCAAGAAGAAATGGTCAAACTTTCTGCCTCTTTTCGTCGCTCTTGTGGTTATCGCAGAGATCGCCTTCTTGGGTCGTCTCGACATGGCCAAAAACGCAGCTATGTTCGATTCATTGGCTGATATGTTTCACAAATCATCTCCCGCAACAACTGAGTTCGAGATGATTGGTGATGGTGACTTGGTGATTGAAAAGCCTCATGAGCGGCTTGCGGAAGCGGAGGAGACCTGTGAAGAGTGGTTGGGGAAACAGGATGCTGTAAATTATTCAAGGGATTTCGAGAAAGATCCTGTCTTGGTTTCTGGCGCTGATAAG GAGTGGAAAACTTGTGGTGTGGGTTGCAAGTTTGGATATAATCATGGTAAGAATCCGGATGCTGCATTTGGCATTCCTCAAGCAACTGAAATCACTAGTGTGCTCCGTTCAATGGAATCAGCTCAGTACTATGCTGAGAATAATATTGCTCAGGCACGACG GAGGGGATATAAGATAGTAATGACGACTAGTCTCTCATCAGATGTACCAGTTGGATATTTTTCCTGGGCCGAGTATGATATCATGGCTCCGGTCCAGCCAAAAAATGAGAGTGCCCTTGCAGCTGCTTTCATTTCCAATTGTGGTGCTCGCAACTTTCGTTTGCAAGCTCTTGAAGCGCTTGAAAGGGAAAATATCAAGATAGATTCTTATGGTGGTTGCCATCGTAACCATGATGGAAGAG TGGACAAAGTGGAAACTCTGAAGCGCTATAAATTTAGCTTGGCTTTTGAGAATTCGAATGAAGAAGATTATGTCACCGAAAAATTCTTCCAGTCTCTTGTTGCTG gCACAATTCCTGTGTTCATTGGTGCACcaaatattcaagaattttctCCTTCTCCTAATGCAATATTACATATTCGGGAGTTAGAAGATGTCAAGATTGTTGCAAAGACCATGAAATATATTGCAGAAAACCCTGATGTATTCAATCAGTCAATAAG TTGGAAGTATGAGGGCCCTTCTGATTCCTTTAAGGCACTTGTGGATATGGCTGCGGTGCACTCATCATGTCGACTTTGCATTCACCTAGCAACAATGATTCAGgagcaagaagaaaaaggcCCTGATTTCAAGAAACGCCCTTGCAGGTGTAACAAAGGCTCAGAAACTGTCCATCATTTGTATGTTAGAGAAAGAGGGAGGTTTTATATGGAGTCCATTTTTTTAAG GTCTGGGAGTTTGACACTAAAAGGCTTGGAATCAGCAGTGCTGATGAAGTTCAAGTCTCTAAAGCACGTGCCAATTTGGAAGCAGGAAAGACCTTTAAGTTTACGAGGAGCGGATGAACTAAAAATTTACAGAATATACCCTGTTGGCTTTACACAGAGACAAGCTTTGTACACCTTTAAATTCCAAGGAGATGCTGACCTTAAGAATCACATAGAAAGGAACCCTTGTGCAAAGTTTGAAGTCATATTTGTCTAG
- the LOC123212734 gene encoding cold-regulated protein 27-like isoform X1 codes for MEDGCRSELTRSNSDSSDITVESSYQYPSKILQGQSAEWTNEKHDAYLGYLEASFVQQLHELHCSTGLQGQRSQEKTRGPYISQAISAHRRFTPHQLMVLPDGSWQKIKLTGKESMFESTADSHGTLESPWIHRFTSVGQLQTATTFDPQDRSVLCEEGFFLRKNVTFSVESAGSSGQHEDYHLCHQNSAGSTTELSDQNFIDENRGQSTSCGPVTKRLKTAAFHDKKDDQVFGRTSSEREEQKHHELLLESSERFICPRSSTYSLLRGS; via the exons ATGGAAGATGGCTGTCGGAGTGAGTTGACTCGGTCTAACTCTGACTCGTCTGACATAACTGTTGAGAGCTCGTACCAGTATCCAAGTAAAATACTG CAGGGCCAATCTGCAGAGTGGACAAATGAGAAACACGATGCCTATCTTGGGTATTTAGAAGCATCTTTTGTTCAGCAATTGCATGAGCTGCATTGCTCCACTGGGTTGCAAGGGCAGCGATCACAAGAAAAAACACGAGGGCCATATATATCCCAAGCAATATCAGCCCACAGACGTTTTACACCTCACCAG ttgatGGTTTTGCCAGATGGCAGCTGGCAGAAGATTAAGCTTACAGGGAAAGAATCTATGTTTGAGAGCACAGCTGATTCCCATGGTACACTGGAAAGTCCATGGATACATCGTTTTACATCTGTGGGTCAACTCCAGACCGCAACAACTTTTGATCCCCAGGACCGCAGTGTGCTTTGTGAGGAGGGATTCTTTTTGAGAAAGAATGTAACTTTCTCTGTTGAATCAGCTGGAAGTTCAGGGCAGCACGAAGACTATCACTTATGCCATCAGAATTCAGCTGGCAGTACTACGG AGCTCTCAGATCagaattttattgatgaaaacCGAGGACAGAGTACAAGTTGTGGACCCGTGACAAAAAGGTTGAAGACTGCTGCCTTTCATGATAAAAAAGATGATCAG GTGTTTGGTCGTACTTCCTCAGAGAGAGAAGAACAAAAACATCATGAATTGCTGTTAGAAAGTTCTGAGAGGTTTATTTGCCCAAGATCCAGTACATATTCCTTATTAAGAGGAAGCTGA
- the LOC123212734 gene encoding cold-regulated protein 27-like isoform X2: MEDGCRSELTRSNSDSSDITVESSYQYPSKILGQSAEWTNEKHDAYLGYLEASFVQQLHELHCSTGLQGQRSQEKTRGPYISQAISAHRRFTPHQLMVLPDGSWQKIKLTGKESMFESTADSHGTLESPWIHRFTSVGQLQTATTFDPQDRSVLCEEGFFLRKNVTFSVESAGSSGQHEDYHLCHQNSAGSTTELSDQNFIDENRGQSTSCGPVTKRLKTAAFHDKKDDQVFGRTSSEREEQKHHELLLESSERFICPRSSTYSLLRGS; encoded by the exons ATGGAAGATGGCTGTCGGAGTGAGTTGACTCGGTCTAACTCTGACTCGTCTGACATAACTGTTGAGAGCTCGTACCAGTATCCAAGTAAAATACTG GGCCAATCTGCAGAGTGGACAAATGAGAAACACGATGCCTATCTTGGGTATTTAGAAGCATCTTTTGTTCAGCAATTGCATGAGCTGCATTGCTCCACTGGGTTGCAAGGGCAGCGATCACAAGAAAAAACACGAGGGCCATATATATCCCAAGCAATATCAGCCCACAGACGTTTTACACCTCACCAG ttgatGGTTTTGCCAGATGGCAGCTGGCAGAAGATTAAGCTTACAGGGAAAGAATCTATGTTTGAGAGCACAGCTGATTCCCATGGTACACTGGAAAGTCCATGGATACATCGTTTTACATCTGTGGGTCAACTCCAGACCGCAACAACTTTTGATCCCCAGGACCGCAGTGTGCTTTGTGAGGAGGGATTCTTTTTGAGAAAGAATGTAACTTTCTCTGTTGAATCAGCTGGAAGTTCAGGGCAGCACGAAGACTATCACTTATGCCATCAGAATTCAGCTGGCAGTACTACGG AGCTCTCAGATCagaattttattgatgaaaacCGAGGACAGAGTACAAGTTGTGGACCCGTGACAAAAAGGTTGAAGACTGCTGCCTTTCATGATAAAAAAGATGATCAG GTGTTTGGTCGTACTTCCTCAGAGAGAGAAGAACAAAAACATCATGAATTGCTGTTAGAAAGTTCTGAGAGGTTTATTTGCCCAAGATCCAGTACATATTCCTTATTAAGAGGAAGCTGA
- the LOC123214798 gene encoding uncharacterized protein LOC123214798, protein MSKFNVPPPPPPPVPRPLCKQWSWSPDAERDEAWQRRKGNYKRNRRLQRSKSVTNDDLEELRGSIELGFGFEPDSPELDPKLSDTLPALGFYCAVNKQYSSRLSRSSSTSSIFSDGDAGSSSTIFDAGEDPETVKVRLRQWAQVVACSVMQSAGDREHDVVSS, encoded by the exons ATGTCGAAATTTAACGTGCCGCCACCACCTCCGCCACCTGTTCCAAGGCCGCTGTGCAAGCAGTGGTCGTGGTCTCCCGATGCGGAGCGAGACGAGGCGTGGCAGAGGCGGAAGGGGAATTATAAAAGAAATCGTCGTCTACAACGCAGCAAGAGCGTTACGAACGACGATTTGGAAGAGTTGCGAGGGTCTATCGAGTTAGGTTTCGGATTCGAACCTGATTCACCGGAACTGGATCCGAAATTATCGGACACTTTACCCGCTTTAGGGTTTTATTGTGCTGTGAATAAACAGTATAGTAGTAGACTGTCGAGGTCCTCGTCAACATCCTCCATTTTTTCTGATGGTGATGCCGGTAGCTCTAGTACCATTTTTGATGCAG GTGAAGATCCAGAAACGGTGAAAGTGAGATTGAGGCAGTGGGCGCAGGTCGTTGCTTGTTCCGTAATGCAATCCGCAGGAGACCGAGAACACGACGTCGTTTCTTCGTAA
- the LOC123214797 gene encoding pentatricopeptide repeat-containing protein At4g33990: MIRLAPIFKDGSFSRFLPLFEARCSLFSAAVNSQLLTSDSINNDNREIDFGFLFESCSKVHLLKCLHAFLVVSGKIQNIFFSTKLVNQYANLGDVSFSRYTFDQISNKNVFTWNSMVSAYVRGGYFCKALDCFYHFLLTSGLRPDFYTFPPVLKACGNLVELKKMHCSVLKLGFEQDVFVAASLLHMYARFGLANVARKLFDDMPVRDRGSWNAMISSYCQSGNATEALDVLGKMRLEGVKMDAVTIASILPVCAQSGDIITGMLIHLYIIKHGLEFDLFVSNALINMYAKFGILEQALKVFDQMVVRDIVSWNSIISAYEQNDDPITAHRFFEKMQRAGIQPDLLTLVSLASIVAQLNDHKNSLSIHGFIVRRGWLMDDVVIGNAIVDMYAKLGVIDSACSVFEGLPVKDVISWNTLITGYAQNGLASEAIEVYQMMEECNGIIPNQGTWVTLLPAYSHIGAVRQGMKVHGKVIKNCLYLDVFIGTCLIDMYGKCGRLDDAMSLFYEIPRGSPVPWNAIISCHAVHGHGEKALDLFRVMLDEGVKPDHITFVSLLSACSHSGLVSEGQSYFRMMKEEYGIKPHLKHYGCMVDLFGRSGQLEMAYDFIKNMPLKPDASVWGALLGACRIHGNIELGAFASHCLFEVDSENVGYYVLLSNIYANVGKWEGVDKVRSLARVRGLKKTPGWTSIEVNSNIDVFYTGNQTHPKCEEIYSELRNLTAKMKSLGYVPDYSFVLQDVEDDEKEHILTSHSERLAIAFGIISTPPKTPIRIFKNLRVCGDCHNATKFISRITEREIIVRDSNRFHHFKEGICSCGDYW, from the exons ATGATCAG ATTGGCACCAATCTTCAAAGATGGGAGCTTTTCCAGATTCTTGCCATTATTTGAAGCTCGTTGCTCATTGTTTTCAGCAGCTGTAAATTCTCAGCTGCTTACATCAGATAGCATTAACAATGACAACAGAGAGATTGATTTTGGCTTTCTATTTGAATCGTGCTCCAAAGTGCACCTTCTTAAGTGTCTACATGCATTTCTTGTGGTGTCGGGGAAGATTCAAAACATCTTTTTCTCCACCAAGCTTGTCAATCAGTATGCCAACCTTGGTGATGTTTCATTCTCTCGCTACACTTTTGATCAGATTTCAAATAAGAATGTTTTTACATGGAATTCAATGGTTTCTGCTTATGTTCGTGGGGGCTATTTCTGCAAAGCTTTGGATTGTTTCTACCATTTTTTGCTGACCTCTGGTCTTCGACCTGATTTCTATACTTTTCCTCCCGTGCTGAAAGCCTGTGGAAATCTAGTTGAACTGAAGAAGATGCATTGCTCAGTTTTAAAGCTAGGTTTTGAACAGGATGTCTTTGTGGCTGCTTCCTTGTTACATATGTATGCCCGATTTGGCCTAGCAAATGTTGCGCgtaaattatttgatgatatgcCAGTCCGAGACAGGGGTTCTTGGAATGCAATGATTTCTAGTTATTGCCAAAGTGGGAATGCTACAGAAGCTCTAGACGTGTTGGGCAAAATGAGACTTGAAGGAGTTAAAATGGATGCAGTTACAATTGCAAGTATTCTTCCTGTTTGTGCACAATCAGGTGATATTATAACAGGGATGTTGATTCATTTGTATATTATAAAGCATGGGTtggaatttgatttgtttgtgtCCAATGCTTTGATCAACATGTATGCAAAATTCGGTATCTTGGAGCAGGCACTTAAAGTTTTTGACCAAATGGTAGTGAGAGATATTGTTTCATGGAACTCAATAATTTCTGCATATGAGCAAAATGACGATCCAATAACTGCCCATAGGTTCTTTGAGAAGATGCAAAGAGCTGGAATTCAGCCTGACTTGTTGACATTAGTGAGCTTGGCTTCCATTGTTGCTCAATTAAATGATCATAAGAATAGCTTGTCAATACATGGATTCATAGTGAGGAGAGGTTGGCTTATGGATGATGTAGTAATTGGAAATGCAATTGTTGATATGTATGCCAAGTTGGGTGTGATAGATTCTGCTTGTTCAGTTTTTGAAGGACTCCCTGTAAAAGATGTGATCTCGTGGAACACTTTGATCACTGGCTATGCTCAAAATGGTCTTGCAAGTGAGGCAATTGAAGTCTACCAGATGATGGAAGAGTGCAATGGGATAATCCCAAACCAAGGCACTTGGGTAACCCTTCTACCAGCTTATTCCCATATTGGAGCTGTGCGACAAGGGATGAAAGTTCATGGCAAGGTGATTAAGAATTGTCTATACTTGGATGTTTTCATTGGAACTTGCCTTATTGACATGTATGGAAAATGTGGGAGATTAGATGATGCTATGTCTTTATTCTATGAAATTCCAAGAGGGAGTCCAGTCCCCTGGAATGCCATTATATCCTGTCATGCAGTACATGGGCATGGTGAGAAAGCTCTAGATCTATTCAGAGTAATGCTGGATGAAGGAGTGAAACCAGATCATATCACATTTGTATCTTTGTTATCGGCATGTAGTCATTCAGGCTTGGTTAGTGAGGGCCAATCGTATTTCCGTATGATGAAGGAAGAATACGGGATCAAGCCTCATTTGAAGCATTATGGCTGCATGGTAGATTTGTTTGGCCGGTCTGGGCAATTAGAAATGGCATacgattttataaaaaatatgccTCTAAAACCTGATGCTTCCGTGTGGGGTGCTCTTCTTGGTGCTTGTCGAATACATGGAAACATTGAGTTGGGTGCATTTGCTTCACATTGTTTATTTGAAGTTGATTCAGAGAATGTCGGCTACTATGTTCTGTTGTCAAACATTTATGCAAATGTTGGGAAATGGGAAGGCGTTGATAAAGTGAGATCACTGGCTAGAGTCAGAGGACTGAAGAAGACACCTGGATGGACTTCAATAGAAGTGAACAGTAACATTGATGTCTTCTACACTGGGAATCAAACACATCCAAAATGTGAAGAAATATACAGCGAGTTGAGGAATTTAACTGCAAAAATGAAGAGCCTCGGTTACGTTCCAGACTACAGTTTTGTATTACAAGATGTTGAAGATGATGAGAAGGAGCACATCCTCACAAGTCACAGTGAGAGACTAGCAATTGCATTTGGAATCATTAGCACCCCTCCTAAAACTCCCATCCGAATTTTCAAGAACTTGCGTGTTTGCGGCGACTGTCACAATGCAACTAAATTCATATCACGTATTACTGAGAGAGAGATTATCGTAAGGGACTCAAACCGTTTCCATCACTTCAAAGAGGGAATCTGCTCTTGTGGAGACTATTGGTAA